A single genomic interval of Desulfuromonas sp. harbors:
- a CDS encoding alpha/beta fold hydrolase: MRYRLPDGRLLAYREAGAGPPLVLLHGWAMSSAVFGEALEEFADRFRVLVPDLPGHGASDPGTDCSPEGFARYLAAWIEGLGLQGAALVGWSLGGQVLLKLYPAVACRVERVILASSTPRFTAGRGWEAGLPPGQVKSMARNLKRRFRETIEEFFALQFQGEDFPPGRYGEIVDFALRSARPPRPEAAMAALEGLAGGDLRGAVAEVGCPALVVHGALDRIIPADAGRCLAEHLPGGRLVLLPDAGHAPFLSHPRQSFGLWRKFLS, translated from the coding sequence ATGCGGTACCGATTGCCCGACGGCCGCCTGCTCGCCTACCGGGAGGCCGGCGCCGGTCCGCCGCTGGTCCTGCTCCATGGCTGGGCCATGTCCTCGGCGGTCTTCGGCGAAGCCCTGGAGGAGTTCGCTGACCGATTCCGGGTACTGGTACCCGACCTGCCGGGACACGGCGCGTCGGACCCAGGAACCGACTGCTCCCCAGAGGGGTTCGCCCGGTACCTCGCCGCCTGGATAGAAGGGCTCGGCCTTCAGGGGGCGGCACTGGTCGGATGGTCGCTGGGGGGGCAGGTGTTGCTGAAACTCTATCCCGCCGTGGCCTGTCGGGTGGAAAGGGTGATCCTGGCCAGCAGTACCCCTCGCTTTACCGCCGGCCGCGGCTGGGAGGCGGGGTTGCCGCCGGGGCAGGTGAAGTCCATGGCCCGCAACCTGAAGCGCCGCTTTCGGGAAACGATCGAGGAGTTTTTCGCCCTGCAGTTCCAGGGGGAGGATTTCCCCCCCGGGCGATACGGCGAGATCGTCGATTTTGCCCTGCGGTCCGCCCGACCGCCCCGGCCAGAGGCTGCCATGGCCGCCCTCGAGGGGCTGGCCGGCGGCGATCTGAGGGGGGCGGTGGCGGAGGTCGGATGTCCGGCCCTGGTGGTGCACGGGGCGTTGGACCGCATCATCCCTGCGGATGCGGGACGCTGTCTGGCCGAGCATCTTCCCGGGGGGCGCCTCGTCCTGCTCCCAGATGCGGGGCACGCACCCTTTTTGAGCCACCCGCGCCAAAGCTTCGGCCTGTGGCGGAAGTTCCTGTCGTGA